The Tripterygium wilfordii isolate XIE 37 chromosome 5, ASM1340144v1, whole genome shotgun sequence DNA segment TAGCCTTCAATACCAGCAAAACAATAATACTTAAATGTACTTGTTTGGCATTACTATAAGGACTAAATGGAAGGGCCTAGCTTGTGTACTTTTATACTTGAAAGAAAATTCATTCTCGTGGTGGGTAGCTCTATTAGGAAAATTTTACTCTAATCCACAACCTCAAATGTTTGGTGCGTATATAACTAGAAAATAACTTTTTGTGTGGGCAATGCCTCATGTTGTGGTTTGCTGTAAAAGTTTCTAATTCATGTACTGTCTTGTTTGAGTCATCTCTTGAGAGCTTTTGCGTATGATAATTAGATGTGTCACTCCATGTATTCAAAAAATAGTTTGGTAAAGCCCGGATGAATCATTGTTGTTGGATTGCTTCACACTCCTTGCGTATTTAACGAGTCATAGAGTATTAAAATTGGGGGCAATTAATAATAaggacaaaatcaacaaaacttgTTTCAATAAgaacaatgagaaaaaaaaaattcaagatggATAGAGATGGTAGAGTTACGTGTAGTGgtaaaacaatggtttgagagtACTTTGTTCAATGAAAaactattttaaataatttatctttaatgaaataaatcttATTACCGTatggattgaaaaaaaaatattagagtCGACCCactgaaataaaattttgatatgaGAGTCGTATTGCTAATTAACCTTTACATTCAACTCAGGGAATTGAGTAAGATAACCTACCAGCCTGACTATCTCTAAATCTCAATTTGGAGAATTGAACCCAAGTATTCCAATTAGAATTATTCATCTTTAGACAAATTTGGTCACCCTAAACCCTTGattgaatgaatgaaaaaaaaagggtaaaaatatacatttggtaTCTCAACTATAcccttgatttcatttttgtctttacactttttttgttcttaaaattGCCCCTCaactatttaaaagtatcatgtTCATCCCTCAAATGATTTCGATATCAGAAAAATCATATATGACATCCTGATTGACGTAAATGTTACATATATCATCTCACTTGGCTTAAATTTTATacccgtaatctcacaaaatcttcaaaatacctaactttttaaaattctgaaattattttgttttataatttaaaCACTAAAAGTGATAGACATTAATAGTTTAGAAATAATATCGTTCCCCTTTGTCAATTAAGATTACTTGGATATATCAAATAGATACCACATTGGAATTTTTTTGACTACTTTCTCACTGAATGAAGAAATAGATTCATTTCAATTGTCGTAGTACGAAATTAAGAGCAAAAAAGTTTAAATAACAAAGCGAACCTAAAGGTATAATTGAGGattcaaatattatattttgtcgAAAAGAAAGGGGTACGTCAAATgattaaaattataataaataaaacgaATAAGAAGAGCGTGTAGTGCCATTATTACCGTTTTcaacaaggaagaagaaacacaaaaaacatTTGCTAAAGTGCGCAGATAtttgtttcttctctctctcaaagCCAAAAACTCCAGGTGAATTGAGTCCACTCCTCACCTACTCTGTTCTTTCAAAGTGTTTTCTACCAGCTATAATCGGCGCATTTTAGCCCAACCTCCAAACCCCAGTTATAAGAATTCACCTTTCTTTCTCTATATTCTCTTGTGCTTTTTTAAGCTTCTTTTTTGGTAATGATTGTCTTTTTCTTGAGTTAACTTTtaatcttctctctttctctctgtaaCAGATCCTTTTCTTCTGCTtcaccctctctttttttttttaatttttaattttttttgaatgaattgAACAGAGTTTGAGGGGTTATTTGAGGTTCAGATCTGAGGAAGTTAAGGTTGTTTCATGCAATGTCCTCTTAGTTTCTTGGCTTCTTCTTGAATTTTCCAAAAAAAGCCCacttccttctctctttttgctCCTCTTGGGTGTCGGCTGTTGACCATTTTCTCTTGTTCTTTGTTGGGTCTTTTAGTGTCTGGATTGATGTGCAGAGGGTTCTTCCTGGGTGTTGCTTTACAGTTTTTACTTTCTTGAACTTGAGAGAGGAAGTGTGTACTGGGGGTTGACTGTTGAAAATGCTGGCGTTTGGGAGTCCTACGTTCAGTGTCCGTACGAGCACTAGTTGCAATGCTTTTCTCAGAGAGCTTAAGGTCCTTCCCctttcctctctccttctctttatAAAGTTTCTGTCCTGCTATTGTTAATGGCTTGCAGTAAAGCTAGAGTTTGAGGTGTTTCTTCTTCGTTTTTCAAGTTCACTTTCTTCTTCCAATGATGAGTTTTCTTTTGACAAAGTTCAACACTGTTTGTATGTCAAAAATGAACCATAGACCAAGCCTTTGATTATGGGTCTATAGAAGCTATGAATTGGTCTCCTTTGTGTTTGTGtgaacttttttttccccctttctttATAAGCATAGACCCTGAGAAGCTGTTTGTTTACCAGTCTCTGTAAAcacattttcttatttttaaattCAAATAGAATGGTTTAACAATCATTTGAGGGCTACTGGTTTATCAATTAAAAAGGTGCCGTAGATTTGCATACTGATACTGGTCATTTGTTGAATACTTGACGATTCGGTTGTACTGTCTCTTTTCTTATGTTTTTGGCTTCTCCTTGTTGGGGAGTTGTTTCTGCTTACTATGGAATTGCAAGAGCTTAGTACCCTGTGGCATTTTCGATTTTGGTGGGTCTGAGTAAAAGCGCTGATTTTTTGCTTAGATGATTTTTAGTTGCTTATTTAATGATATTATGATATTATTTTCCCTCCAGTAAATTTTTTATTCTCCTCGATATTTAGTACAAAATTGAATGTTTCTGGTCTTTTGTTGGTTTCCAATAggccttttttattttattggttGGGTAGCAAATATGCATTCTCGTTGATGATGGGGTGGTATCCAGGATTAGTGTTCTTCCCCATCTTTATCTTCTCCTGATTATTAATGTGGAAAAGTTATTTCCAGTATTAGAGATGaggttttgaattttatttcacTAGGTATTGAAGTATGCCTGAGTTTATTGTACCTTGCTGTTTTTCTAATCGTGATTGAGGTAATTGTGTTTGTAAGGTTGAATGAAGAATAATGGTTTGTGGAAAGAAATACCAATTTAGATtttagttgaatttgattggattCTCTTGATTAATTTCTTCAGGAAGTAGTATGTTCGGCATTTCATTGCTAAGCTTCTAAGTTTTGCTCATTGtcaaaaatggaaaaatgaaaagaaactctttccttttttatttcaacATTCTTAATAAGCTGGGTTGTTGTTACGAGATCAGCAAATATGGACTGAAATTGGTGAGACTGAGGCAGACAAAGATCGCATGCTGTTGGAGTTGGAGAGGGAATGCTTAGAAATCTATCGCAGAAAGGTCGATGAAGCTGCCAATGCTAAGGCACGCCTTCATCAGACTATTGCAGCAAAGGAAGCTGAACTTGCAACCCTGATGGCTGCCCTTGGGGAACTTAATATTTACTCTCCGGTAAGATAATTTCTCTGGTAAAAAAATCATGCAgttaccttttttcttttactatCATCACTTGCTATACGTAATGAATTTGGTCAAATCATTTTAGTGGGAATTCTATCTGTTTTTGCTTCTGATATTCTTTTAGGTAATCTAAGAATTCATTTTTATTGTGACTAAAATTGTGAAGTACGTTATCTTGGAGAAAAAACCTTTacattttattttgttcttcttgCTCGCTGATCATTaacttttgtgtttgttttactATGATTTTGGGATTTCTGTTGGAGAAGAGCTGCATTTTCCCTGTAGCTCTAGTGATCTTGTTCATAAAAATTATTTGATGCATGAATTACTATATAAGAATGTTGATGCATATATATGTCTTCCTATTGTCATGTGTTTTAAAACTATGTACTTCATTAACATCTATTTCCTCAATGCATTAGTCCAAAAAGCAGAAATATAATACCAAATTGAAATACCAGTGCTATGTTTATGGAGTATTTGTAACTTGATACGTTAGAAGTGGTGGTTGTAGATAAATGTGACTTGTGGTTTGAAGGTTGAGATGGCTTGCAACACTTTATGTTAACGCATTTATTTCTAATTTGTTTCAGCATACATCATACAAGAAAATGGAATTGTCTATATGCATCAGGAAGTTTGGAATGCTATTGACTTTAATAATGTGACAATATGTGTACTTGGGACACTATttctttaacaaaaataaatagcaTTTATCCGAGTCGAATAGCATACTGCTTTCCAAGCATAGTTACCGATATAGATAATATCTGGTGAGCTTCtccttacatttttttttatatgagacATTGGTTGAAAAGGGGCAGACTGGTATTTTTTCACcttctattatatttttaatttctaaTTAGGGAACTCTATCGTTGGATACATGGAAAAATGATATTGCATGTTGTGGATATTATCTTAAAATTTAGTTTGTCTAaagctttatatatatattttttattttctaatctTTACTATGCATCACTCATTATTGTGCTGCTGATACAGATTCTATAATTTGAAACCTACACTGTATGCTTATGTGTCCTATCTTGTCATTTTAGTCTAAATTTGTTTCCCCTATTATTCACTGCGTGTGCGTTTTTGTGATGTTTCATCTGCATTTCTTCAAAGcttttgccttttatttttattcaaaacctGGAATTGATCTATTTGGATAAGTTTATCACAAGTTATAGCTTagtcctttttttattttttttttccatgttaATGCTTGCATACCTGAATCTTATTTCTAAATTTGCAGATTCAGACAGAGAAGCGATTAACTactttgaaacaaaaatttgcATCTGTAGCCCCATTGGTGGAAGATCTGAGGATAAAGAAAGAGGAACGAATGAAACAATTTTCAGACATCAAGGCACAAATTGAAAAGATTGGTGAGGAGATCACTGGATACAGCAAGCTCAGCAATGGTGTGTTCTGCTCGTTAACTCTGGATGAAGACGACTTGTCACTAAGAAAGCTTACTGAATATCAATCACATCTCCGCTCTCTTCAGAAGGAAAAGGTTTGCATATTATATCACGGAGTTGGCATGATTTGCTGGTGGACAACTTCATTTTGATATTGAGGAATTGTTAATTGATGTTTCTAGTTCTTGTATAATTGAACTTCATCTAACACAATGTCGGAAAGTTCTAATAAGTACAGCAGCGATAAGGTGTAAACTGGAATTATGAGGATAATACACaattatcattgatatttttccAATCTGCAATTATGAACAGTTTTCCTCTGAGAGTTGACTTGTTGCTAGTGTCTAAATAATATCTGCGACCTAACATTgtctaaataatatatatatttttttgtcatttggacGCTTTTACCTTTTATATGACATACATCTTAAAGATATGGGTTGATTCTTGTATTTGAACTAATTATAATATGTAAAAAGAGAGTTCTCATAAACTTCAGTGGAAGAGAGATTGCAGGGCAAACTTTTCCTTGAAAAACAATTCCTGCATTATGCCATTGTGGTTTGGCCATATTTGAATTCATTCTCATATTCCATTTCAGTTTATCatttaaaaaatatcattgtACCTTGTGATGagagttttttttccttcttttttttgcagTCTGATCGCATGCATAAGGTATTGGAGTATCTGAACGAGGTGCATTCTCTTTGTGGTGTCCTTGGGTTGGATTTTGGTCAGACTGTGAGTAATGTGCATCCAAGCTTAGATGGAGCAGACCAAGAGCAATCCAAAAATATCAGTGACAGAACGTTGGCCTGTCTGGAACAAACCATTCTCAAGCTAAAAGCAGAAAAAAAGGCTAGAATAGATAAGGtaattgttagaatatgtataaatggtGTGAAACgcctcaacccaacaagtttacttattgggttgaatggcaaagtaactaatcttaacatggtatcggagcaagagGTTTTGGTTTCAAACCTTAGCCTTCGTAATTTAAACcccccatttgttgttgtcccaagtgtgggcctttgtgtgcAAGTAGCCCAGTGTTGGGCCTTGTTTTGTTGTGCACATGTTGGGCCTTCGGAGTTGCCCAatccacacgtgagggggagtgttagaacaTATATAAATAGTGTGAATgctcaacccaataagttattgggttgaatggcaaagtaattaATCTTAACAGTAATGCTAATACCTTTATGGGTTTTTTTACTTGTCCATTGAATTAATGTTCTATTCACGTAAAACGTTATCCCAAAATGCAGCTGAAAGATATTGTGGCATCACTTCTTGAACTTTGGACCCTGATGGACTTTCCAAAAGATGAGAGGAGTGATTTCTCCAAAATTATTTCCACCCTTGGATCATCAGAACCAGAGATTGCAGAACTGGGTGTTCTTTCGACTGACATGATCAATCAGGTTTGAGtgcatttcttgtttttatgTCAGATTTAGACATCAAATCTTAacatttattttcctttctaacAGGCAACAGCTGAAGTGGAGAGACTTACAAAACTGAAAGCAAGCAGAATGAAAGAGCTTGTTCTGAAAAAGAGATCGGAATTCGAGGATATATGCAGAATTACTCACATTGAACCTGATACAAGTACTTCTGTGGAGAAATCCAATGCATTGATGGATTCTGGTGCAGATAGACCTATCtgacaattttattttcttataaatcTCTACTCGAAGAACAATGCACTGATAACCGCGCTTGTTTTGCTCAGGTCTTGTTGATCCATGTGAACTGCTAGCAAACATTGAAGCGCAGATAGTCAATGTGAAGGAGGAATCTATGAGTCGAAAAGACATAATGGAAAGGATAGATAGATGGCTTGTTGTGTGTGAGGAGGAAAATTGGCTTGAAGAATATAATCGAGTGAGCTGAGCTGGAAGTGTTATTTTTGTTACTCTTATTTCTGCCTCAAATTATTATGCTGCGTACTGACATATTATATTGGAAGTTACAATAAGTACGTTCAATCACTGATTACTCTTACTAAGTAGTTTGTGTTATTGATATTTGTTACTTCCAGGATGAGAACCGCTACAGTGCTGGCAGAGGTGCGCATATTAATCTTAAACGTGCAGAGAAAGCTCGAGTGACTGCTAACAAGATTCCAGGTACTGCTTCTGTCACTGTGCCATTAATCTTATGAATTTGTTCTACGTCTTCTACCTTTTGGAGCTAACAAAAGTACTTCTTCCAGCAATTGTTGACAATTTGATAAACAAAGCCGTTGCCTGGGAGGATGAGAAAAGAAAACTATTCCTTTATGATGGGGTGGGTTGTTATTTTGCTGCAAGACTCTTCTATTTGCATTCCTTTCTAGTGGCTTTGTTTTCCCCCCCATCTTACTATGCCTTATGATTTGCAGGTACGGTTGGTGTCAATACTAGAGGATTACAAAttagcacgtctacggagagaggaGCAGAAAAGGAGATCTAGGGTAATTTGACTCTTGGTGTTGCAAGCGTAGATATtctattttctttccattttgaaAAGAAAGTTGGTTTTGTGAATAATGAACATGGTGATTGGTATTTTCATAGTTCTGTCTCATTCCCTACTAATATGAAGAGCGGAAATTATTTAGACTGCTATCATGTAACAGTCATGATTTGAATGCTTCAAATGGTCTGTTCCTGATCTGCATTTTACAGGACCAAAAGAAGCTTCAAGATCTGCTCCTGACAGAGAAGGAATCCATTTATGGTTCTAAACCTAGCCCAAGAAAAACTAACAGCTTTAGGAAGCCACATGGGTATTATGCAAATGGGAATGGTTCCATGACTCCCACACCTCGTAGGAATTCAGTCGGGGGAGCTCCTGACCTCCTCACACCGAGGTCGTACTCAGGGCGTCAAAATGGATATTTCAAGGAAATGAGAAGGTTGTCTACTGCACCACTCAACTTTGTGGCCATACCGAAGGAAGATACAATGTCATATATATCAATTAGTGGTTCTGAGCCAGGTTCTCCATCTCAGGGTTAAATCTAGAAACTGGAAAATGGTAAGAATTGGTTTACCGTTAAATCTACTCTGTTGTTCCTTAAAACATTTTATATTGTTGATTAGAAAAATTAACTAGTTACTGATACCACAAATAAAGAGGTAGAAAACTTGTGAATTCACATGTATGCGCATGCGCTTTTGGATTCATGCACACTTTTTCTGaaccttaatttttttaacctTGATCTATTGGATTCTAAATCTTATAAcaaaattttgcaggaaaacGTGATATTGAAGTTAAGTGACTGAACGTTTGCTCCGTTAAGAGGTAGAAAACTTGTGAATAGGAAAGGGATACAGACTAGTAAGCCATTGTGATATGTAGGAGTTATTGGGCAACTGGCAACTAACATTTGAGGGCATGCCATTTGGTTTACTTGAAGGTTGGCCAACACTGGTAAAGGATAATAGGTTGGACTAACCTCGAAAGGTGACGTTCATATGAATAGGATATACAGATGTGGAAGTGCCATTGTGCTGCCCATGTATCTTGTAGATTTGGCTTGTTTTTCatgcttgtatatatatatgtgtattccAGTGTGTAGACTGTCTTTTCTTATGGTAACTTCGTTCTCTCTGGAAATGCATATTCAGTTTTTCTGgaataaattgtaataaaagGGTGATCCTGTATGGAGTTTATTCAGTTTTTCTAGATGCAAATTGCTTATACtgcatattttcatttttcaattcatCCTGCATCAATATCTTGTAGTTTGAGGTGAGGCTGTTGATTTCCTAGAGCAATGTGAAGGGTCGAATGCACCCTAGTgttaaaaacaatattattataaaaGATGTTGGAAGTACAAGAGATGAAAATTGTCAGAACATTtcatactaataataataaggattaaaataattttgacagatatatatattattgccaAGTAATAAGGGAGCCAAATGCTAAATACTAAATTTTATATTGAGACAATAGACAAAAACTCGATTTTGTAATGTTCAAAAATTGGCTTAGTTGACAATCAATTGGCTTATTGTATCacaaatgataataaaaaagagttCAAATATCCCTAAATTAAAATTAAGGTTAAGCgttataaaaataaacaaaaaatttacAATTAACATCATTAATTAACATTTCATGTAACGACCCTTTCAAGAGGGGGTTTGTGAAATTACGAAACTAACATCGGCTATCTCAAAACATGCAAAACCCTTCAAAATCATTTATCTCAATCCCAAAACTACATCAAATTTAACTAgtaataaataagtaaaaaccTAAATGTGTCTCTACAACAAATGTTACTTGGAAACAACAAATCTTTCAAAGGTGTCAGGAATGACTCGATAAGGATCAAGACGCATGATGGGGTTTAGAGAATTTTGTCGGAAGTTAGACTTGTGCCCGAACTAAAGACAAACCTAGTTTCACTTAGGATGCTTGATCAACATAACTTTTGTTTCAATGGTAagaaaaggactttgaaggtTGTGAAGGGGTCATTGGTTGTGATGAAGGGACTGCGAGACAAGGGTCTTTATATTCTTCAGAGAAGTACTATGACAGGTGTTACAGCAACAATGACTAAATTAGATTGTTCCTTGGTGAACCCATGGTACAAAAGGCTTGGTCATGTGAGTGAAAGAGGGATACAAGAGTTGCAAAAATAAAAGTTGCTCAATGGAGTAAAACTAGGAAGCTTAGAATTTTCTGAGAATTGTGTAATGGGAAAGGCTACATAGGTGAAGTGTAGCACGTCGTCAAATGTCACTAAGAAGACATTGAGCTACATTCACTCAAATATATGGGGGTCGACACAACACGAGACTCTGGTGGTGGAAGGTATCTTATTTCATTTATTGATGTTGTTCTAGGAAGGGTTGGGTCTACATCTTGAAAAAAATAGCGATGCTTTTGGGAAGTTTAAAGATTGAAAGAAGATGATAGAGATTCAAACTGGGAAGAAAGTTAAGAAGTTGAGGATCGATAATGGGTTGGAGTTTCTTAGTGAAGAGTTCAATCAATTTTGCAGAAATGAAGGAGTTGTCAAACATAGGACTATTCCACACACTCCACAAAAGAATGACAGAGCTCTTGGAGTGGGTAAGATGTATGTTGCTAAGTGAGAATGTCCCCAATAAGTTTTGGGGAGATGGATGGCCTTTGTAACATCCTCCACCACAACGtgccaaaattttttttcaaagaaaacaCGAGGAGAACCCATCAGGACCAGGGGCCTTGTCATCTGGAATCGAGAACAAAGAGTCATGGATCTCTTATAAGGTAACTTGTCAAATCATATTTTGAGCTTGAGCTT contains these protein-coding regions:
- the LOC119998796 gene encoding 65-kDa microtubule-associated protein 6-like isoform X1 produces the protein MLAFGSPTFSVRTSTSCNAFLRELKQIWTEIGETEADKDRMLLELERECLEIYRRKVDEAANAKARLHQTIAAKEAELATLMAALGELNIYSPIQTEKRLTTLKQKFASVAPLVEDLRIKKEERMKQFSDIKAQIEKIGEEITGYSKLSNGVFCSLTLDEDDLSLRKLTEYQSHLRSLQKEKSDRMHKVLEYLNEVHSLCGVLGLDFGQTVSNVHPSLDGADQEQSKNISDRTLACLEQTILKLKAEKKARIDKLKDIVASLLELWTLMDFPKDERSDFSKIISTLGSSEPEIAELGVLSTDMINQATAEVERLTKLKASRMKELVLKKRSEFEDICRITHIEPDTSTSVEKSNALMDSGLVDPCELLANIEAQIVNVKEESMSRKDIMERIDRWLVVCEEENWLEEYNRDENRYSAGRGAHINLKRAEKARVTANKIPAIVDNLINKAVAWEDEKRKLFLYDGVRLVSILEDYKLARLRREEQKRRSRDQKKLQDLLLTEKESIYGSKPSPRKTNSFRKPHGYYANGNGSMTPTPRRNSVGGAPDLLTPRSYSGRQNGYFKEMRRLSTAPLNFVAIPKEDTMSYISISGSEPGSPSQG
- the LOC119998796 gene encoding 65-kDa microtubule-associated protein 6-like isoform X2, which encodes MLLELERECLEIYRRKVDEAANAKARLHQTIAAKEAELATLMAALGELNIYSPIQTEKRLTTLKQKFASVAPLVEDLRIKKEERMKQFSDIKAQIEKIGEEITGYSKLSNGVFCSLTLDEDDLSLRKLTEYQSHLRSLQKEKSDRMHKVLEYLNEVHSLCGVLGLDFGQTVSNVHPSLDGADQEQSKNISDRTLACLEQTILKLKAEKKARIDKLKDIVASLLELWTLMDFPKDERSDFSKIISTLGSSEPEIAELGVLSTDMINQATAEVERLTKLKASRMKELVLKKRSEFEDICRITHIEPDTSTSVEKSNALMDSGLVDPCELLANIEAQIVNVKEESMSRKDIMERIDRWLVVCEEENWLEEYNRDENRYSAGRGAHINLKRAEKARVTANKIPAIVDNLINKAVAWEDEKRKLFLYDGVRLVSILEDYKLARLRREEQKRRSRDQKKLQDLLLTEKESIYGSKPSPRKTNSFRKPHGYYANGNGSMTPTPRRNSVGGAPDLLTPRSYSGRQNGYFKEMRRLSTAPLNFVAIPKEDTMSYISISGSEPGSPSQG